One stretch of Streptomyces peucetius DNA includes these proteins:
- a CDS encoding N-acyl-D-amino-acid deacylase family protein, whose protein sequence is MLAHLIRNATVVDGTGAPARAADVGIGGDGRIAVIAEPGHAPAAATDEDATGLVLAPGFVDPHTHYDAQLFWDPYATPSLNHGVTTVAGGNCGFTLAPLNPNRPGDADYTRRMMSKVEGMSLVALEQGAPWNWHTFGEYLDALDGRTAVNAGFMVGHCALRRHVMGPDAIGGRPSPAQLQEMVALLHDAMDAGAWGLSTTQSSTHSDGDGRPVASRHALPEELLALSRAVGEHEGTQLEAIVAGCLDRFEDDEIDLLVEMSAAAGRPLNWNVLTVDAAVPERVPRQLVPSERARKAGGRIVALTMPILTPMNMSLGTFCALNLIPGWGEILSLPVPRRIEKLSDPAVRAEMLRRADSREAGVFRRLAHFGRYVIGDTYTPRNAGLTGRVVGEIAAERGQDPFECLVEICAADDLRTVLWPMPTDNDPDSWALRAETWQHEDVLLGGSDAGAHLDRMCGAPYTTRFLGDCLRGRRLVGLEAAVKMLTDDPARLFGLRDRGRVVKGHYADLVLFDPERIDAGPATLVHDLPGDSPRLDAKAVGIVSVRVNGVETIRNDVVTGAVPGTVLRSGRDTRTVSTR, encoded by the coding sequence ATGCTCGCCCACCTCATCCGTAACGCGACCGTCGTCGACGGCACCGGCGCCCCCGCCCGCGCCGCGGACGTCGGCATCGGCGGCGACGGCCGCATCGCCGTCATCGCGGAGCCCGGACACGCTCCCGCGGCGGCGACCGACGAGGACGCCACCGGGCTCGTCCTCGCCCCCGGGTTCGTCGATCCGCACACCCACTACGACGCCCAGCTGTTCTGGGACCCGTACGCCACCCCGTCCCTGAACCACGGCGTCACGACCGTCGCCGGGGGCAACTGCGGCTTCACCCTCGCCCCCCTCAACCCGAACCGGCCCGGTGACGCCGACTACACGCGCCGGATGATGTCGAAGGTGGAGGGCATGTCCCTCGTGGCGCTCGAACAGGGCGCCCCGTGGAACTGGCACACCTTCGGCGAGTACCTGGACGCCCTCGACGGCCGCACAGCCGTCAACGCGGGATTCATGGTGGGGCACTGCGCGCTGCGCCGGCATGTGATGGGCCCGGACGCGATCGGCGGGCGGCCGAGCCCCGCGCAGCTCCAGGAGATGGTGGCGCTGCTGCACGACGCCATGGACGCCGGCGCGTGGGGACTGTCGACGACCCAGTCCTCGACCCACTCCGACGGTGACGGCCGGCCCGTCGCCTCCCGGCACGCCCTCCCGGAGGAGCTGCTCGCCCTGTCGAGGGCCGTCGGCGAGCACGAGGGGACGCAGCTGGAGGCGATCGTCGCCGGCTGTCTCGACCGGTTCGAGGACGACGAGATCGATCTGCTCGTCGAGATGAGCGCCGCCGCGGGACGGCCGCTCAACTGGAACGTGCTCACCGTCGACGCCGCCGTACCCGAGCGCGTGCCCCGCCAGCTGGTCCCGTCCGAGCGGGCCCGTAAGGCCGGTGGGCGGATCGTCGCGCTCACCATGCCGATCCTGACGCCGATGAACATGTCGCTGGGCACGTTCTGCGCTCTCAATCTGATCCCCGGCTGGGGCGAGATCCTGTCGCTGCCCGTGCCGCGGCGGATCGAAAAGCTGAGTGATCCGGCCGTGCGGGCCGAGATGCTGCGGCGGGCCGACTCCAGGGAGGCCGGCGTCTTCCGCCGCCTCGCGCACTTCGGCCGTTACGTCATCGGGGACACGTACACCCCGCGGAACGCGGGCCTGACCGGCCGGGTCGTCGGTGAGATCGCCGCGGAGCGCGGCCAGGACCCGTTCGAGTGCCTGGTCGAGATCTGCGCCGCCGACGATCTGCGCACGGTCCTGTGGCCCATGCCCACCGACAACGACCCCGACTCGTGGGCCCTGCGTGCCGAGACCTGGCAGCACGAGGACGTGCTGCTCGGCGGGTCGGACGCCGGCGCGCATCTGGACCGGATGTGCGGCGCCCCGTACACGACGCGGTTCCTCGGCGACTGTCTGCGCGGCCGGAGACTGGTCGGGCTCGAGGCGGCGGTGAAGATGCTCACCGACGACCCGGCGCGCCTTTTCGGCCTGCGCGACCGGGGCCGGGTCGTCAAGGGCCACTACGCGGATCTCGTCCTCTTCGATCCGGAGCGCATCGACGCGGGCCCGGCGACGCTGGTGCACGATCTGCCGGGCGACAGCCCGCGGCTGGACGCGAAGGCGGTCGGCATCGTGTCGGTCCGCGTCAACGGGGTGGAGACCATACGGAACGACGTGGTCACCGGGGCGGTGCCGGGCACGGTGCTCCGCTCCGGCCGGGACACGAGGACGGTGTCGACCAGGTGA
- a CDS encoding LLM class flavin-dependent oxidoreductase, translating to MEFGLFVQGYLGKRAETDPLAEHKALMEETEYVIQADRSGFKYAWASEHHFLEEYSHLSANDVFLGYLAHATDRIHLGSGIFNPLAPVNHPVKVAEKVAMLDHLSEGRFEFGSGRGAGSHEILGFMPGITDMNHTKEIWEETIAEFPKMWLQDEYAGFRGKHWSLPPRKVLPKPYGPAHPPMWYAAGSPSSYAMAGKKGLGVLGFSVQKVSDMEWVLESYKTAVKDAKAVGAFVNDNVMVTSTAICAETHDKAVGIAVSGGLNYLQSLLFRYHDTFPRPEGVPEWPELLPEYTAEIIELLISEELMICGDPGEVLQQCKRWEQAGADQLSFGLPIGVSYEDTMTTIRLIGEHVIPQIDTDPVHRTTRFRESAGA from the coding sequence GTGGAATTCGGGCTCTTTGTTCAGGGCTACCTCGGCAAGCGCGCCGAGACCGACCCGCTCGCCGAGCACAAGGCGCTGATGGAGGAGACCGAGTACGTCATCCAGGCGGACAGGTCCGGGTTCAAGTACGCCTGGGCCTCCGAGCACCACTTCCTGGAGGAGTACTCCCATCTGTCGGCCAACGACGTCTTCCTCGGCTACCTCGCGCATGCCACGGATCGGATCCACCTGGGATCAGGGATCTTCAACCCCCTCGCGCCCGTCAACCACCCGGTCAAGGTCGCCGAGAAGGTCGCGATGCTCGACCATCTGTCGGAGGGCCGCTTCGAGTTCGGCTCGGGGCGGGGCGCCGGGTCGCACGAGATCCTCGGATTCATGCCGGGCATCACCGACATGAACCACACCAAGGAGATCTGGGAAGAGACGATCGCCGAGTTCCCCAAGATGTGGCTCCAGGACGAGTACGCCGGGTTCCGGGGCAAGCACTGGTCGCTGCCGCCGCGGAAGGTCCTCCCGAAACCGTACGGGCCCGCCCACCCGCCGATGTGGTACGCCGCCGGGTCGCCGTCTTCGTACGCCATGGCCGGCAAGAAGGGCCTCGGGGTGCTGGGCTTCAGCGTCCAGAAGGTCTCCGACATGGAGTGGGTCCTCGAGTCGTACAAGACGGCTGTCAAGGACGCGAAGGCGGTCGGCGCGTTCGTCAACGACAACGTGATGGTGACGTCGACGGCGATCTGCGCGGAGACACACGACAAGGCCGTCGGGATCGCGGTCTCCGGCGGCCTCAACTACCTCCAGTCGCTGCTGTTCCGCTACCACGACACCTTCCCGCGTCCGGAGGGCGTCCCGGAATGGCCGGAGCTGCTGCCGGAGTACACGGCGGAGATCATCGAGCTGCTGATATCCGAGGAACTGATGATCTGCGGCGACCCGGGGGAGGTGTTGCAGCAGTGCAAACGGTGGGAGCAGGCGGGAGCGGACCAGTTGTCGTTCGGCCTGCCGATCGGGGTGTCGTACGAGGACACGATGACGACGATCCGGCTGATCGGCGAGCACGTGATCCCGCAGATCGACACGGACCCGGTCCACCGGACGACGAGGTTCCGCGAGTCTGCGGGAGCGTGA